ATCACCGGGCTGCAAGCCGTAACGTGCCGCTTCTTCTTCTTCACCCAGCTGGTAAACTCCCTGTGCTTTCCAATCCCAGATCACATCGATGGGCTGCCCGATAAACCAACCGTTCTGTATATCATCCAATTCCTGACCGTTGGCATCTAGGTCGCCGTACAATTCCTGAATAGAGTTCCGATTGACCTGAAAGGTTGCTGTTGTCCGCCAGGAGAAGTTATCGCGTTGCATATTGTTCGAGTTCAAGGTTAATTCAATACCCCTATTACGCACTCTTCCCATATTACTCATGACCAAGTCAAATCCATTTACGTTGGGCAACCTTCTTTCAACCAATAAGTCAGTCGTGTTGGAAACGTAAGCCTCTAAGCTACCATCCAATCGGTTATTGAATAAGGCAAAATCTAAACCCAGGTTATAGGAAACGTTCCGCTCCCAACGCAAATTGCGGTTACGCATACGGTCTACCCACAACTGATTCACCTGTACCACCGTACCATCCGGCTGTACATGCAGATACTTCCCTGTCGTCAGATTTGCCAGGGCCACATACCGCCCGATGTCCCGGTTCCCGTTACTTCCCCACGAGAGCCTTAACTTTCCATAATTAAACCAATCGCTGTTGAAAAAGGCTTCATCGGAAAATACCCAACCTGCTGCTATGGAACCAAAGTTTGCGCGGGGATTGAGCTGTCCAAAGGCGGAATAACCGTCGCGACGGAAGGTACCCGTAAAGATGTAGCGATCTTTTAGCGTATAAACCAATCTCGCCATTAAAGCGTCTCCTGTGCTGTACTGGTCTCCGGTTCCATCCGGGCCATGGTCTAAAATGGGATTGATTCCTGTCGGCATACCGTGATAGCCCAGATCGTCATTCGGATCAAAGTTATCGGCCTGCATCCTACTTTCCCAGCGCTGGAATTTCTCTGCGTTCACCAAAAATGTCGCATCAAAACGGTGGATATCGTTAAAGGTCCTATTCCAGCTCAGGATATTATCCAGCTGCCAGTAATAGGTCTGCCGGTTGCGCCGATAGGCGCTTCCCCCAAAAGCGGCCCAACCTTCATGCGTAGATTTCTGATGGTTGTATTGTTCCAGAACCTCCAATTGCGGCGTAAAATTTGTTCGAAAACTGAACCCGAAGGGTAGATCAATTTTGGCAAATAATGTAGTGTTGAGTGAGTTTATCCTAAAAAGGTAGTCGCGATGAAATGCATCGTACCCCGGGTTTACTCCCCCATTTGGCTCCCCATTTGGTCGCCAGATCAGTTCTCCATCTGCGTTATATTGACTTCCCCAGGGCGATAAATTGGTAATATTGCCCCAGCCATAACCAATGGCACTTTCGTTTCGCGAAATAAACTGGGTACTCATGCCTACCTGCAAGAAATCCGTAATATTTGCTTCTATATTGGCGCGGGTCCGCAAGGTCTTAAATTGGTCGCCGGTAATAATCCCTTCATTATTCATATAACCTGCACCCAGGTAATAAGAAATATCCTTATTCCTGCCAGATACGCTAATGTTGTGATCCTGTCTCAGGCCATTCTGAAAGGCTACATCATACCAGTCAACCGATCTTCCTGCGAGGTAATTGTCTATTTCTACCGGCTGTAAGTTTAGGCGCCGCAACCAAGCACGTACCGGGTCGCCAGTGGAACCATCGTAATCCAGCCAATCATCGATGCTAATATCTGCTGGCAAAGTACGCGGATCATCAAAACGATAAGGCTGTGCGTTTCGGTTAATACTTTTCATGACATCCTGTCGCCAGGGCACAAAGGTCTCGGCGTCATGTACCGGTTGATTCACCGCCATGGTGGCCAAACCAATATTCGTACTGTAATTGATCATCGGCTTGCCTTCTTTTCCCTTTTTGGTAGTCACCAAAATCACCCCAC
This Olivibacter sp. SDN3 DNA region includes the following protein-coding sequences:
- a CDS encoding SusC/RagA family TonB-linked outer membrane protein, coding for MNISTRSTSYVKKNALRYVWIMLCLIFSSSVLYAQQTITVKGVVYSQADNLPLPGVGVVEKGTKNGVSTNEDGVFVLNNVNPEGTLVFTSIGYISQEANVGNRNSVEVYLSAEVSNLDEVVVVGYGTSRKRDLTGAVSQVRSEVIQNEAPAQMSDMLRGNVAGLSVGYNRNAKGGGSLQLRGRNSLNANTSPLIVLDGAIYYGAWEDINPNDIETVDVLKDASAAAVFGAKSASGVILVTTKKGKEGKPMINYSTNIGLATMAVNQPVHDAETFVPWRQDVMKSINRNAQPYRFDDPRTLPADISIDDWLDYDGSTGDPVRAWLRRLNLQPVEIDNYLAGRSVDWYDVAFQNGLRQDHNISVSGRNKDISYYLGAGYMNNEGIITGDQFKTLRTRANIEANITDFLQVGMSTQFISRNESAIGYGWGNITNLSPWGSQYNADGELIWRPNGEPNGGVNPGYDAFHRDYLFRINSLNTTLFAKIDLPFGFSFRTNFTPQLEVLEQYNHQKSTHEGWAAFGGSAYRRNRQTYYWQLDNILSWNRTFNDIHRFDATFLVNAEKFQRWESRMQADNFDPNDDLGYHGMPTGINPILDHGPDGTGDQYSTGDALMARLVYTLKDRYIFTGTFRRDGYSAFGQLNPRANFGSIAAGWVFSDEAFFNSDWFNYGKLRLSWGSNGNRDIGRYVALANLTTGKYLHVQPDGTVVQVNQLWVDRMRNRNLRWERNVSYNLGLDFALFNNRLDGSLEAYVSNTTDLLVERRLPNVNGFDLVMSNMGRVRNRGIELTLNSNNMQRDNFSWRTTATFQVNRNSIQELYGDLDANGQELDDIQNGWFIGQPIDVIWDWKAQGVYQLGEEEEAARYGLQPGDYKLEDVNDDGSFTNADKQFIGFAEPRFRWSLRNDFQIYKNFTFSFMMYSLWGHSEPFNLLKSRDGFPDRQNSYKYPYWTPDNPSNEWARISSSEGSATGFNVYRKRSFIRLDNVSIAYNLPKSIISRYKVQNLRVYFNVRNAAMYAQQWEFWDPEWNDSDPNEYAGPTPRFFTFGLDLTL